One stretch of Pigmentiphaga aceris DNA includes these proteins:
- a CDS encoding fumarylacetoacetate hydrolase family protein — translation MSYVFEPAPIVAIPVVGSESQFPVRRIYCVGRNYVEHAQEMGFTGRELPFFFGKPADAIITGAPGETVTMDYPSKTQNLHFEAELVVAIGLGGKDIPAADALRHIWGYGVGLDMTRRDLQNEQKKQGRPWEVGKAFEQSAPIAALHPIVDTGEITQGDVWLTVNGETRQKSDLSKLIWSVAEVIEHLSGLFTLQPGDLIFTGTPEGVGAVKPGDLIEVGVASLTRLSVQVR, via the coding sequence ATGTCTTATGTTTTCGAGCCCGCGCCAATCGTCGCCATTCCGGTCGTCGGCAGCGAGTCCCAGTTCCCGGTCCGTCGCATTTATTGCGTCGGCCGCAACTACGTCGAACATGCGCAGGAAATGGGTTTCACCGGGCGTGAGTTGCCCTTCTTCTTCGGCAAGCCCGCCGACGCGATCATCACCGGTGCCCCCGGCGAGACCGTGACGATGGACTATCCGTCGAAGACGCAGAACCTGCACTTCGAAGCCGAGCTGGTCGTTGCGATCGGCCTGGGCGGCAAGGACATCCCGGCTGCTGACGCGCTGCGTCACATCTGGGGTTATGGCGTGGGACTGGACATGACGCGCCGCGATCTGCAGAACGAGCAGAAGAAGCAAGGACGTCCCTGGGAAGTGGGCAAGGCATTCGAACAGTCGGCACCGATCGCTGCACTGCACCCGATCGTCGATACCGGCGAAATCACGCAAGGTGATGTCTGGCTGACCGTCAATGGCGAAACCCGCCAGAAGAGCGATCTGTCCAAGCTGATCTGGAGCGTGGCCGAGGTCATCGAACACCTGTCGGGTCTGTTCACGCTGCAACCTGGCGACCTGATCTTCACCGGCACGCCCGAAGGTGTGGGCGCGGTCAAGCCGGGTGATCTGATCGAAGTCGGCGTTGCCTCGCTGACCCGCCTAAGCGTGCAAGTACGCTGA
- the ppa gene encoding inorganic diphosphatase, with protein sequence MNLDRVGPGTKLPEEFNVIIEIPKDSDPIKYEVDKDTGALFVDRFMMTAMRYPCNYGYIPHTVADDGDAVDVLVITPYPVSVGAVIRCRAIGVLQMDDEAGGDAKLLAVPVPKLIPIYNHWNKPDDLPQEYLMQIQHFFEHYKDLEKGKWVKVKGWEGPEAAHAEIVAGLKAFEAAK encoded by the coding sequence ATGAATCTTGATCGCGTCGGTCCCGGAACCAAGTTGCCGGAAGAATTCAACGTCATCATCGAGATCCCGAAAGATTCGGATCCGATCAAATACGAAGTCGACAAGGACACCGGTGCCCTGTTCGTCGACCGTTTCATGATGACGGCCATGCGCTACCCGTGTAACTACGGCTACATCCCGCACACCGTTGCCGACGACGGCGACGCTGTCGACGTGCTGGTGATCACGCCTTACCCGGTGTCGGTCGGCGCGGTCATCCGCTGCCGCGCAATCGGCGTGCTGCAGATGGACGACGAAGCTGGCGGCGACGCCAAGCTGCTCGCCGTGCCGGTGCCCAAGCTGATCCCGATCTACAACCACTGGAACAAGCCCGACGATCTGCCGCAGGAATACCTGATGCAGATTCAGCACTTCTTCGAGCACTACAAAGACTTGGAGAAGGGCAAGTGGGTCAAGGTCAAGGGCTGGGAAGGCCCGGAAGCCGCCCACGCCGAGATCGTTGCGGGTCTGAAGGCCTTCGAAGCCGCCAAGTAA